The following coding sequences are from one Salvelinus namaycush isolate Seneca chromosome 23, SaNama_1.0, whole genome shotgun sequence window:
- the LOC120018886 gene encoding extracellular calcium-sensing receptor-like — translation MCLWGWLWLLYCLHVPGSVWGLDGGGEGACRLIAKPVSGSVFRAGDVVIGGLFPIHVEAPLPEQEFRSIKGNSTCTIFNQRAYRWLQTMIFAVEEINRDPALLPNLTLGFLAADTCLSEGTTLGAALAMVTGKEASVVGTECGTTPDVPVIIGDARSSASIVVAQTLGPFDLPMVSYFATCACLSDTWRYPSFFRTVPSDAFQARGMAKLLRQLGWVWVGLLSGDGDYGKFGVQLLLQELQGSGVCVAYSEVIPKVPSKRQIRHIADTIRGSTARVVVAFVGFTGHSGALMEEVVRQNITDKQWIASEAWVTYSTIAAPKNLPSLAGTIGFALKKADIPGLGPFLTRLHPDGNYQKSDPFLWELWEEMFGCSLGVDLSMTLSSRRQCTGSEVIREGESQYADVSQLRASYNVYKAVYAIAYAIQDMVACRPGDGVFNGGQCPDIRKLQPSQIVHYLRGVNFSTPVGESFHFDMNGDPPASYDIINWHVTPEGTAEFVQVGHFLSSEGSDDQFHIDMDKVVWGGGSGDEVPVSVCSADCPPGTRHAVQKGRPECCFDCLSCAEGEISNTTGSVECIRCPERFWSNPDRTACIPQLVDFLSYSDTMGVILSVISVSGATLTAGALATFLYHRHTALVKANNSEISFLLLLSLKICFLCALVFIGQPKPWTCMLRHTLFGISFVFCISCLLSRTVVVLVAFRATLPGENLMRYFSPTQQRMGISLCTLIQVLICVLWLALAPPQPAERRGREGRGPRVVLECEVGSVVGFSLVLGYIGLLASLCLLLAFLARKLPDNFNEAKLITFSMLIFCAVWISFIPAYVSSPGKYTVAVEIFAILASSFGLLFCLFAPKCYIILLRPERNTKKHMMSK, via the exons atgTGCCTCTGGGGCTGGCTGTGGCTGCTCTACTGTCTCCATGTCCCTGGGTCTGTCTGGGGTCTGGATGGAGGTGGAGAGGGGGCTTGTCGGCTGATAGCTAAGCCCGTCTCCGGCAGTGTTTTTCGGGCAGGAGATGTGGTCATTGGGGGCCTGTTCCCCATCCATGTGGAAGCCCCTCTGCCAGAGCAGGAGTTCAGGAGCATTAAGGGAAATTCTACCTGTACAAT TTTCAACCAGCGTGCTTACCGTTGGCTCCAGACTATGATTTTTGCTGTGGAGGAGATTAACCGTGACCCAGCCCTCCTGCCTAACCTCACCCTGGGGTTCCTGGCTGCTGACACATGCTTGTCAGAGGGCACCACCCTGGGGGCAGCCCTAGCCATGGTGACCGGCAAAGAGGCCTCCGTGGTGGGCACAGAGTGTGGCACAACCCCCGACGTTCCCGTCATCATCGGGGATGCCCGCTCCTCAGCTTCCATCGTGGTGGCACAGACCCTCGGACCGTTTGATTTACCCATG gtGAGTTACTTTGCCACCTGTGCGTGTTTGAGTGACACCTGGAGGTACCCCTCATTCTTCCGTACGGTACCCAGCGATGCCTTCCAGGCTCGCGGCATGGCCAAGCTGCTGCGTCAGCTGGGCTGGGTGTGGGTGGGACTGTTGTCAGGGGATGGTGACTATGGCAAGTTTGGGGTTCAGCTGCTTCTCCAAGAGCTCCAGGGATCTGGGGTGTGTGTCGCTTACTCTGAGGTCATCCCCAAG GTTCCGTCTAAGAGACAGATCAGGCACATTGCGGACACCATCAGAGGATCTACTGCCAGAGTGGTGGTGGCATTTGTAGGATTCACGGGTCATTCAGGG GCCCTGATGGAAGAGGTTGTCCGCCAGAACATTACAGATAAGCAGTGGATTGCCTCAGAGGCCTGGGTCACTTACTCTACTATCGCCGCCCCGAAAAACCTGCCCTCTCTTGCCGGGACAATCGGTTTTGCCCTGAAGAAAGCTGACATTCCCGGCCTGGGGCCTTTCCTAACACGCCTCCATCCAGACGGGAACTACCAGAAGTCCGACCCCTTCCTGTGGGAATTGTGGGAAGAGATGTTTGGGTGTTCTCTGGGGGTTGACCTCAGCATGACGCTGTCGTCCAGGCGACAGTGTACTGGGTCAGAGGTCATAC GTGAGGGGGAGAGCCAGTATGCTGACGTGTCTCAGCTGAGAGCCAGCTATAATGTGTACAAGGCTGTGTACGCCATCGCCTACGCCATACAGGATATGGTGGCCTGTCGACCAGGGGACGGAGTCTTTAATGGTGGACAGTGCCCTGATATCAGGAAGCTTCAGCCCAGCCAG ATTGTTCATTATCTGAGGGGAGTGAACTTCAGTACTCCTGTGGGGGAATCTTTCCACTTCGACATGAATGGTGATCCGCCTGCCTCTTATGACATCATCAACTGGCATGTGACCCCCGAGGGGACGGCAGAGTTTGTCCAGGTCGGACATTTTCTGTCCTCTGAGGGATCGGACGACCAGTTCCACATCGACATGGATAAAGTGGTGTGGGGTGGGGGCAGCGGAGATGAG GTCCCTGTGTCTGTATGCAGTGCTGACTGTCCCCCTGGTACCAGGCATGCGGTACAGAAGGGGAGGCCTGAGTGCTGCTTTGACTGTCTGTCCTGCGCTGAGGGAGAGATCAGCAACACAACAG GGTCAGTTGAGTGTATTAGGTGTCCAGAGCGGTTCTGGTCCAACCCTGATCGTACGGCCTGCATCCCCCAGCTGGTGGACTTCCTCTCCTACAGCGACACCATGGGCGTCATCCTGTCTGTCATCTCAGTTTCCGGGGCAACACTCACAGCCGGTGCCCTGGCCACCTTCCTCTACCACCGTCACACGGCCCTG GTGAAAGCCAATAACTCTGAGATCAGCTTCCTGCTCCTGCTGTCACTCAAGATCTGCTTCCTGTGTGCGCTGGTTTTCATTGGCCAGCCAAAGCCATGGACGTGCATGCTGAGACACACCCTGTTTGGTATAAGCTTTGTGTTCTGCATCTCCTGTCTGCTCAGCAGGactgtggtggtgctggtggCCTTCAGGGCCACTCTGCCTGGAGAGAACCTGATGAGATACTTCAGCCCCACCCAGCAGAGGATGGGTATCTCACTCTGCACACTCATCCAG GTGCTGATCTGTGTACTGTGGCTGGCCTTAGCTCCACCCCAACCGGCTGAGAGGAGGGGCAGAGAAGGTCGGGGGCCGAGGGTCGTCCTGGAGTGTGAGGTGGGCTCTGTGGTTGGCTTCTCTCTGGTGCTGGGCTACATCGGCCTGCTGGCCTCCCTCTGCCTCCTCTTAGCCTTCCTGGCCAGGAAACTCCCAGACAACTTCAACGAGGCCAAGCTCATCACCTTCAGCATGCTGATCTTCTGTGCCGTGTGGATCTCCTTCATCCCTGCCTACGTCAGCTCTCCTGGGAAGTACACAGTAGCTGTAGAGATCTTTGCCATCCTGGCCTCCAGCTTTgggctgctgttctgtctgttTGCTCCAAAATGTTACATCATCCTTCTGAGACCAGAGAGAAacaccaagaaacacatgatgtccaaatag